The Zeugodacus cucurbitae isolate PBARC_wt_2022May chromosome 4, idZeuCucr1.2, whole genome shotgun sequence genome includes the window ATCAAAATAGTGAACGTAATCTTCTTAAAACAGTAATATTCATTCGAAACgaatttatatttcgaaatccAATGATTTTATAGCAATATATTGTTTATAAAGCCGTTGTTtacagaaattataaaattcaatttcatttgttaAATTCTTGTGCAATATTTCACGAACTTCCTGAGAAACACTCGGTTTTATTGAATTCCTATTGACTTGGTGTAGACGATTCTTGGCCTCTGAAATTTGAAATGATAAGTGAAATAAGACGTATTGAACAAATAAGAACAAATTTGTTTTCTGCTGAGAACTTATAAACAAAAGCTTTCACATTGCATCTTACATGATAATCATACAAATTGGATCTAAGGAGCAACAAAGTGGTAAAAGCTTCCGGAAATAATCAAGCTCTGTTTGTGTaagctttcgaaaatttttaagttgttcttatattataattaatatgagcatacaatttattttcagttgactatttataaacaaatctttCATATTGGATCTTATCTATTTTATATAGTTTGCATAGTGGATCTAAGTAGCAACAAAGTGCTAAAAGCTTGCGGAAGTATTAAAGCATTGTATATGTTAgctttcgaaatatttgaattcaaaattaataccTCATAGGATACTCCCTAATGGCCAACTGCCTCAGGAgtaattttatagcaaaaagatttaaagataattattaaaatataaaatcgagATAATGGATCCTAATTATATCAAATGTAATTATCacagaaaattttcgaaattggaAATTCTTATGTCGAGTTATTTCGACTTCCTATACATTTCAATTTCTATATCTAGTATTcgaaaaattgtatatgtatgtgtgcaataagaaaaaaatattacggtAATATATCTCCGTTGCTCCCGAAAAGAATTTCGGTATGTAATGTTCCAGCACTGTCAGCGTAATATTAGTCTCTTCCCAAGTACCAATTACCGCATAATGGTTTTCAACATTTCTTTTAGCCCGCTGCATTGCATGATACGAATTGAATGGCCTAtgagtgaaaaatataaaaaacaaaaaagtaatatgtCTCTATCGAATCCTTTATCTTAAGTTTACAGCACCGATTTTATAAACTGAAATCTTAATACTTTTTCAATTTGCTACTAAAAAACTAACATTCAAGAAAGTcgactttattattttagaattaCTTTAGTTTTACCTAAAAAATTACCATATGGAGTTCTAtatatactacgtttatgcttcatttctactcggttatattatacacgggtaagttcaacccacatgcataaacactttttcaccacgagttaaatgatctactcggatagaatatacatattttctttacgtatgttgacgagttaactcggatgcataaacggatctagagttaagttgaacgtcaaatcagctgattttttgtgccggtgtatattgttttgacaaattgcatatacagggttcccgtattgccaatttttcgctaaaaacgCCAGGTACTGTGTAGTAAGTACTACAGTAACCGGTTATTGGTTACTTTTTGGCACAGGTTTTTTTGTGGCCCACCCGTGGCACTATGGGTAGTCGGATAGTGTAGCGAAAACcggttttttgcaaaaacttcgacgagtgggtagttgGTTTTCGTAGAAAAACCGGTTTTTTGgatcggtcagtggtcggttttgctcgtgcatttctgcccgaacacctctcaaccgatttatgccgcacaccccttatatctgcaaaatacggacatatttttaatacgtggcagccctcaatttaattcaattcagaatttaccccgagtagagtatttgccatttatgcttataggcttgacccatgtagaatataaccgtgtagaaatgaagcataaacgtagtaatagTAAAATAGGAACAGTCTAAATTCCGTTTCTCTTCAAAATAAATTGGGAAATACTTCAAGCCGCTACTACAACAATTGTGTAAACTAATTCGAATAAGTTTTAGTTCCGAAGAAATATTACTCACATACATAACTCTCTATTTTGACCACAAAAAAATAGCATTTGTCGACGATGATCGCCCAGACCATGTTCCTCGCCTTGCGCAAACACGCATTCCTTATGGTGTTCTAGGACACAAGTATCGAAAGATTTCTTCAACCATGATATGCTGGGCACTTTATATTGACCGGGGAAGTTCCGCACACGTTCCGCAATGTACCAGGGAGCACGCACATAGTAAAACCAACTAATTAGACGCTCGACTGGATGTCGTACCAGATTGATATAAATGGGCCAAGGtaaatttaatttctcaaaATCAATGAAAGCCACATGCTTTGTATATGTTGTTCCCTCTCCTTTGTCCATTATATCTTCGATGACACTTATTTCAAAAGTCGGTGTCAGCATGACAGTCTCCATGGGTGAGGGTTTATCACGACGGGCCTCGTATCCATGGCGTTCGGCGAGTAAATTCAAAAGCGCCATCAACGTTTGGCTACCGACTTTGGGTACACGATTGAATAGGACGATC containing:
- the LOC105212724 gene encoding heparan sulfate 2-O-sulfotransferase pipe isoform X5 — its product is MSLGGEKSFKMKLRDMENAFKYRRIPYPKRSIELIAILAISCTFFLFMHTNKLNSRLKEMEIKLQPSEFSALGLTGNQLNTRESSRRDNINTLHGTYQYLKSTGQLPHLTPESVNQTSKAQVEIVLFNRVPKVGSQTLMALLNLLAERHGYEARRDKPSPMETVMLTPTFEISVIEDIMDKGEGTTYTKHVAFIDFEKLNLPWPIYINLVRHPVERLISWFYYVRAPWYIAERVRNFPGQYKVPSISWLKKSFDTCVLEHHKECVFAQGEEHGLGDHRRQMLFFCGQNRELCMPFNSYHAMQRAKRNVENHYAVIGTWEETNITLTVLEHYIPKFFSGATEIYYQAKNRLHQVNRNSIKPSVSQEVREILHKNLTNEIEFYNFCKQRLYKQYIAIKSLDFEI